A region of Curvibacter sp. AEP1-3 DNA encodes the following proteins:
- a CDS encoding LysR family transcriptional regulator, with product MKAPVKVTATKKRSLGISRNQRLTGKETQPEYTQHRLRNLTLRQLRLFEAVATHLSYSRAAEVMNVTQPAVSMQIQQLETEVGLQLLVKTGRKVSLSQAGEEMLRQCRRILNQVLLAEESMGAFHPAEGGHGGLLHLGVVSSAHYFAPALLMAFAERWPGVKFKLTVDRRETILAMLQDHQLDVAIAGYPPSEADVEAETFAQNPHCIVASANHPLAKKRRVHWDALRNEPFIFREPGSATRHFFEHLIQAQSLQVRLSMELSGNETIKQAVIAGMGISFLSAHTFQVEFEAGKLAVLQMEDMPKMLDWCLLHRRDSSLSGVNQAFREFVLTEGAALVQCRM from the coding sequence ATGAAAGCGCCTGTCAAAGTCACCGCTACCAAGAAGCGTTCCCTAGGGATATCCCGTAACCAGCGCCTCACTGGCAAGGAGACGCAGCCCGAATACACGCAACACCGGCTCCGGAATTTGACATTGCGTCAGCTCCGTTTGTTTGAAGCGGTTGCAACGCACTTGAGTTATTCACGGGCCGCTGAAGTCATGAATGTCACGCAACCTGCCGTTTCCATGCAAATCCAGCAACTGGAAACGGAAGTGGGGCTGCAGCTGCTGGTCAAAACAGGCCGCAAAGTGAGCCTAAGCCAAGCGGGCGAGGAAATGCTGCGCCAGTGCCGGCGGATACTGAATCAGGTCTTGTTGGCTGAAGAGTCGATGGGTGCATTCCACCCTGCAGAGGGTGGGCATGGCGGCTTGCTGCATCTGGGCGTGGTGTCCTCCGCGCATTACTTTGCCCCGGCGCTTTTGATGGCATTCGCAGAGCGCTGGCCCGGAGTGAAATTCAAACTCACGGTGGATCGCCGGGAGACGATTCTCGCCATGCTGCAAGACCATCAACTCGATGTTGCGATTGCGGGCTACCCGCCCTCAGAGGCTGACGTGGAAGCCGAAACCTTCGCACAAAATCCGCACTGCATCGTCGCGTCGGCAAATCATCCCTTAGCCAAAAAGCGGCGTGTGCACTGGGATGCCTTGCGCAATGAGCCGTTCATCTTCCGGGAGCCTGGTTCTGCAACGCGTCACTTTTTCGAACACCTGATTCAGGCTCAGTCCCTGCAAGTACGCCTGTCCATGGAGCTGTCCGGTAACGAGACCATCAAGCAGGCGGTGATTGCCGGCATGGGTATCAGCTTTCTGTCGGCGCACACTTTTCAAGTGGAGTTTGAAGCAGGGAAACTCGCCGTCCTGCAAATGGAGGACATGCCCAAAATGCTAGATTGGTGCCTGCTGCACCGGCGCGACTCCAGCCTGAGTGGTGTCAATCAGGCCTTCCGCGAGTTTGTGCTCACAGAAGGCGCTGCACTCGTGCAGTGCAGGATGTAA
- a CDS encoding bifunctional rhamnulose-1-phosphate aldolase/short-chain dehydrogenase produces the protein MTTRISPVPFPVWSEDHAARLDQPNLLLYRSNLLGSDLRITNYGGGNTSAKISQKDPLTGQDVQVLWVKGSGGDVGSMKLDGFSTLYMDKLNALQGIYRGPEHEDEMVGYLPHCTFNLNPRAASIDTPLHAYLPFAHVDHMHPDSVIAIAAMANSEAITQQAFGGTIGWLPWRRPGYELGLQLQRYVAAHPGLKGLVLGGHGLFTWGDDSRSCYENTVAVIAQAQTWLAEQAQARNAVPFGGSKVTGLDTTTQDAVLAKLLPVLRGQASQSGHKLLHVDRQPVVMEFVNSQQLEALAALGTSCPDHFLRTKIKPLILEESVYTLNGAELSAAIAGKLADYRADYTGYYERCKRANSPALRDPNPVIILLPRIGMVSIAKDKATARIAGEFYVNAINVMRDANAIDTYVGLPEQEAFDIEYWLLEEAKLQRMPKAKPLVGKVALVTGGAGGIGRAIVERQLQEGVCAVLLDIDAVALESTVAELSKKFGKDVVRGVVCDVTSEESVIAAYARTAIEYGGVDILVSNAGIASASPLEDTTLALWNRNQSILATGYFLVGREAFRLMKAQAVGGSMVFIASKNGMVASNQAVAYCAAKAAEIQLSRSFALEGAPLGIRCNVVNPDAVIRGSKIWTGTWSQERAAANKVSEEELEAFYRDRSMLKRSVFPEDIAEATYFLASELAAKSTGNILNVDAGNLASFPR, from the coding sequence ATGACAACACGCATTTCTCCCGTTCCGTTTCCCGTGTGGAGTGAGGACCACGCTGCCAGGCTGGATCAGCCCAACCTTCTGCTGTACCGCTCCAACCTGCTGGGCTCCGACCTGCGCATCACCAACTACGGTGGTGGCAACACGTCGGCCAAGATCAGCCAGAAGGATCCGCTCACCGGTCAGGATGTGCAGGTGCTGTGGGTCAAGGGCTCGGGCGGTGATGTGGGTTCCATGAAGCTCGATGGCTTCTCCACCCTGTATATGGACAAGCTCAATGCCTTGCAAGGCATCTACCGCGGACCCGAGCATGAAGACGAGATGGTGGGCTACCTGCCGCATTGCACTTTCAATCTGAATCCGCGCGCTGCCAGCATCGACACTCCCTTGCATGCATACCTGCCATTTGCCCATGTGGATCACATGCATCCTGATTCGGTCATCGCCATTGCGGCCATGGCGAACAGCGAAGCAATTACCCAGCAAGCTTTCGGTGGAACCATTGGTTGGTTGCCCTGGCGCCGTCCCGGCTATGAGCTGGGCTTGCAGCTGCAACGCTATGTGGCGGCGCACCCCGGCCTGAAGGGTCTGGTACTTGGCGGTCACGGGCTATTCACTTGGGGCGATGACTCCCGCAGCTGCTACGAGAACACCGTGGCGGTGATTGCGCAGGCGCAGACTTGGTTGGCCGAACAAGCGCAGGCCCGCAATGCGGTGCCATTCGGTGGTTCCAAGGTCACCGGTTTGGATACAACGACGCAGGATGCAGTGCTGGCCAAACTGCTGCCGGTTCTGCGGGGTCAGGCTTCGCAAAGCGGGCACAAGCTTCTGCATGTAGACCGCCAGCCGGTCGTGATGGAATTTGTGAATAGCCAGCAGTTGGAAGCACTGGCTGCCTTGGGCACCTCCTGCCCCGACCACTTTTTGCGCACCAAAATCAAGCCTTTGATTCTTGAAGAATCGGTTTACACGCTCAATGGCGCGGAGTTGTCCGCAGCGATTGCCGGCAAACTCGCCGACTACCGCGCGGATTACACCGGCTACTACGAGCGCTGCAAGCGTGCCAACAGTCCGGCCCTGCGTGATCCCAATCCGGTCATCATTTTGCTGCCGCGCATCGGCATGGTGTCCATCGCCAAAGACAAGGCCACGGCCCGCATTGCCGGCGAGTTTTACGTGAACGCCATCAACGTGATGCGCGATGCCAATGCCATCGACACTTATGTGGGTCTCCCTGAACAGGAGGCATTTGACATCGAGTACTGGCTACTTGAAGAAGCGAAGCTGCAACGCATGCCCAAGGCCAAACCTTTGGTCGGCAAGGTGGCGCTGGTTACCGGCGGCGCCGGAGGTATTGGCCGCGCGATTGTGGAGCGACAGTTGCAAGAAGGCGTGTGCGCCGTATTGCTGGACATTGATGCTGTGGCGCTCGAGTCCACGGTGGCGGAACTCTCCAAGAAGTTCGGCAAGGATGTGGTGCGTGGGGTTGTCTGCGATGTCACCAGCGAAGAGTCGGTGATTGCAGCCTATGCACGCACCGCGATTGAATATGGCGGAGTCGACATACTGGTCTCCAACGCAGGGATCGCCTCGGCATCACCGTTGGAAGACACCACCCTGGCGCTCTGGAACCGCAACCAGAGCATCTTGGCGACTGGCTATTTCCTAGTGGGGCGCGAAGCCTTCCGTTTGATGAAGGCGCAAGCGGTGGGTGGCTCCATGGTTTTCATCGCCAGCAAAAACGGCATGGTGGCGAGTAACCAGGCGGTGGCCTACTGTGCAGCCAAGGCCGCTGAAATTCAGCTGTCGCGCAGCTTTGCCCTCGAAGGTGCGCCCTTGGGCATCCGCTGCAATGTGGTCAACCCTGACGCAGTGATCCGCGGCAGCAAAATTTGGACGGGTACCTGGAGCCAGGAACGCGCTGCGGCCAACAAGGTGAGCGAAGAAGAGCTCGAAGCCTTCTACCGCGACCGGTCCATGCTCAAACGCAGTGTCTTCCCCGAAGACATTGCCGAGGCCACCTACTTTCTGGCTAGCGAATTGGCAGCCAAATCTACCGGCAACATTCTCAATGTGGATGCAGGCAACCTGGCCTCCTTCCCACGCTGA
- the rhaI gene encoding L-rhamnose catabolism isomerase, which yields MTQQINAQLLAEHNAQAAARVNLDFETLGEQLARRNVDIEVLKDQVARFAVAVPSWGVGTGGTRFARFPGLGEPRHVFDKIQDCGVIQQLVRCTPTVSPHFPWDKVSDYQELRQHAEAHGVGFDAVNSNTFSDQKDQPLSYKFGSLTHADAGVRAQAVAHNLECIDIGKQLGSKALTVWIGDGSNFPGQSHFRRQFERYLDSNRQIYDALPSDWRMFLEHKMFEPAFYSTVIQDWGSSLLAAQTLGPKARCLVDLGHHAPNTNIEMIVARLVHAQKLAGFHFNDSKYGDDDLDSGSINPFQLFLVFNELVDAAQIGAAEFDPAYMLDQSHNVTDPIESLMTSAVTVQRCYAQALLVDRTALTAYQDGNDVLMAAQTLKQAFHTDVTPLLQKIRMEAGGAADPVMAYRASGYRKQMATIRPASGPSSGIV from the coding sequence ATGACACAACAGATCAATGCCCAGTTGCTGGCTGAGCACAACGCGCAGGCCGCGGCCCGCGTGAATCTCGACTTTGAGACCCTTGGTGAGCAACTGGCTCGCCGCAATGTGGACATCGAAGTTCTCAAGGATCAGGTGGCCAGGTTCGCCGTGGCCGTCCCCTCATGGGGTGTGGGCACAGGCGGTACCCGGTTTGCCCGCTTCCCCGGCTTGGGCGAGCCACGCCATGTATTCGACAAGATCCAGGACTGTGGAGTTATTCAGCAACTGGTACGGTGCACACCCACGGTCTCTCCTCATTTCCCATGGGACAAGGTGAGCGATTACCAAGAGCTGCGCCAGCATGCTGAGGCCCATGGGGTGGGCTTTGACGCCGTCAACTCCAACACCTTCTCGGATCAGAAAGACCAGCCGCTTTCCTACAAGTTCGGCAGCCTAACCCACGCCGATGCAGGTGTGCGCGCACAAGCCGTGGCACACAACCTAGAGTGCATCGACATCGGCAAGCAGTTGGGCAGCAAAGCCCTCACCGTGTGGATCGGTGACGGCTCCAACTTCCCCGGCCAGAGTCACTTCCGCCGCCAGTTTGAGCGATATCTGGATAGCAATCGCCAGATTTACGACGCACTGCCCAGCGACTGGCGCATGTTCCTTGAACACAAAATGTTCGAGCCTGCTTTCTATTCCACCGTGATTCAGGATTGGGGCTCCAGCCTCCTTGCTGCTCAAACTTTGGGCCCCAAGGCGCGTTGTCTGGTGGACCTGGGCCATCACGCTCCCAATACCAACATCGAGATGATCGTGGCCCGCTTGGTGCATGCCCAAAAGCTCGCCGGTTTCCACTTCAATGACAGCAAATACGGCGACGACGACCTGGACAGCGGCAGCATCAACCCCTTCCAGCTCTTCTTGGTGTTCAACGAATTGGTAGATGCCGCACAAATCGGAGCGGCAGAGTTTGACCCTGCCTACATGCTGGACCAATCCCACAACGTGACTGACCCGATCGAGAGCCTGATGACCAGTGCAGTCACCGTGCAGCGCTGCTATGCGCAGGCTCTGTTGGTCGACCGCACCGCGTTGACGGCCTACCAGGATGGCAACGATGTGCTGATGGCCGCCCAGACCCTGAAGCAGGCCTTCCACACCGACGTCACCCCTCTGCTGCAAAAGATCCGCATGGAAGCCGGCGGCGCCGCCGACCCGGTCATGGCCTACCGCGCCAGCGGATACCGCAAGCAGATGGCGACCATCCGACCCGCCAGCGGCCCGAGCAGCGGTATTGTTTGA
- the rhaS gene encoding rhamnose ABC transporter substrate-binding protein, which translates to MKKQLKTLLTIALSAALVSPAFAADKIALVVKSLGNGFFDAANQGAQEAAKELKNVEIIYTGPAKATAEGQIEIVNSLIAQKVSAIVISANDPDALAPVLKRAMDRGIKVLSFDSGVRKDGRMMHLNPSSNPLIGEKLVKMTADAIGSTGEVAVLSATAQATNQNIWIDEAKKVLAQPAYKGLKLVSVVYGDDQTDKSYREAQGLFKSYPNLKAIIAPTTVGVAAAAKAVQDEKKVGSIYVTGLGLPSEMAGHVKSGAVKSFAIWNPIDLGYSSIMAASQFISGKVTGKAGDKVSLGRVGTVTLDANGEAAMSEPFTYDASNVEKFAKFF; encoded by the coding sequence ATGAAGAAACAACTCAAGACACTGCTGACCATCGCACTGAGTGCGGCCCTGGTCAGCCCGGCATTCGCAGCAGACAAGATCGCCCTCGTGGTGAAGAGTTTGGGCAACGGCTTCTTTGACGCCGCCAACCAAGGCGCTCAGGAAGCCGCCAAGGAACTCAAGAACGTCGAGATCATTTACACCGGTCCTGCCAAGGCTACTGCCGAAGGCCAGATCGAAATCGTGAATTCACTGATCGCCCAAAAAGTATCTGCCATCGTGATCTCTGCGAACGATCCCGACGCACTGGCCCCCGTGCTTAAGCGCGCCATGGACCGCGGTATCAAGGTTTTGTCCTTTGACTCCGGCGTCCGCAAGGATGGCCGCATGATGCACCTGAACCCCTCCAGCAACCCCTTGATCGGCGAGAAGCTGGTGAAGATGACCGCTGACGCGATAGGCTCGACTGGCGAGGTTGCGGTGCTCTCCGCCACTGCCCAAGCAACCAACCAGAACATCTGGATTGACGAAGCCAAGAAAGTGCTCGCGCAGCCTGCCTACAAGGGTCTGAAGCTGGTCAGCGTGGTCTATGGCGATGACCAGACCGACAAGAGCTATCGTGAAGCCCAAGGTCTGTTCAAAAGCTATCCCAACCTGAAGGCCATCATTGCCCCTACCACCGTAGGCGTAGCCGCTGCTGCGAAGGCTGTGCAGGACGAGAAGAAGGTCGGCTCCATTTACGTAACCGGCTTGGGCCTGCCTTCTGAAATGGCCGGTCACGTGAAGAGCGGTGCCGTGAAGTCCTTTGCCATCTGGAACCCGATTGATCTGGGCTACTCCTCCATCATGGCGGCCAGCCAGTTCATCTCCGGCAAAGTGACCGGTAAGGCCGGCGACAAGGTGTCCTTGGGCCGCGTAGGCACCGTGACCTTGGATGCGAATGGCGAAGCCGCAATGTCGGAGCCCTTCACGTACGATGCCTCCAACGTGGAGAAGTTCGCGAAGTTCTTTTAA
- a CDS encoding sugar ABC transporter ATP-binding protein encodes MSDVLLSLQGIHKRYGATHALRGVDLELQAGEVLALVGENGAGKSTLVKMLTGVVPVDEGVIRLRGVPQTFANAQASQAAGILAVHQETVMFEELSVAENIYVGRHLMRGPFIDWSAMNIQAQLVLDQIGARFKATTLVKDLSLAERHLVEIARALSQKASVVILDEPTAALSQAEIRDFYGIVCQLRDQGVGVIFITHKFDEIFAVADRYVVLRDGAAVGSGAIAAVTEQELVKLMAGRAIDQIYPQIASTPGDVVMTVKNLSHPTEFSNIAFELRRGEILGFYGLVGSGRSEAMLAIMGLNPAASGEFTVQGQKLDARRPGDAISAGIAYVPEERQRQGGILGFSVEHNISLAGLSRFARGIWLSKIRESALCQRMIERLRIKTHSPDTLLSGLSGGNQQKVVIAKWLGLDPRIVILDEPTKGIDVGAKQAVYHLIAEMVEQGLAVILVSSELPEVMNLAHRTIVMRRGEQVAEFDKAQVQAEAIVAAASGLNQQVMQPVAAPQCEEVVA; translated from the coding sequence ATGTCTGATGTATTGCTGAGTCTGCAGGGCATCCACAAGCGCTATGGGGCGACCCATGCTTTGCGCGGCGTGGATCTGGAGTTGCAGGCCGGAGAGGTGCTGGCCCTTGTGGGCGAAAACGGCGCCGGCAAGTCCACGCTGGTCAAAATGTTGACGGGAGTGGTGCCGGTGGACGAAGGGGTGATCCGACTACGGGGCGTCCCGCAGACATTCGCCAACGCCCAGGCATCGCAGGCCGCGGGCATTCTGGCGGTGCACCAGGAAACGGTGATGTTCGAAGAACTCAGCGTGGCCGAAAACATTTACGTGGGGCGCCACCTGATGCGTGGCCCTTTTATCGACTGGTCGGCAATGAACATCCAGGCACAGTTGGTGTTGGACCAGATTGGAGCCCGTTTCAAGGCGACTACCCTGGTCAAGGACCTGAGCTTGGCCGAGCGGCATCTGGTCGAAATTGCGCGGGCCTTGTCCCAAAAGGCATCGGTGGTGATTCTGGACGAACCGACCGCCGCACTCTCGCAGGCGGAGATCCGGGACTTCTACGGCATCGTGTGCCAGCTGCGTGACCAAGGTGTGGGTGTGATTTTCATCACCCACAAGTTCGATGAGATTTTTGCGGTGGCGGACCGCTACGTGGTGCTGCGCGACGGCGCGGCCGTGGGTTCCGGCGCCATTGCGGCTGTGACGGAGCAAGAACTGGTCAAGCTCATGGCAGGGCGCGCCATCGACCAGATTTACCCGCAGATCGCGTCCACTCCCGGTGATGTGGTGATGACCGTCAAGAACCTGTCGCACCCCACGGAATTCAGCAACATTGCCTTTGAGTTGCGGCGTGGAGAAATTCTGGGGTTTTATGGTCTGGTGGGTTCCGGTCGCAGCGAGGCGATGCTGGCCATCATGGGCTTGAACCCCGCCGCCAGCGGTGAATTCACAGTGCAGGGCCAGAAGCTCGATGCGCGGCGCCCCGGTGACGCGATTTCAGCCGGCATCGCCTATGTCCCTGAAGAGCGCCAACGCCAGGGGGGCATTCTCGGGTTTTCGGTGGAGCACAACATCAGCCTTGCCGGCCTGAGCCGTTTCGCCCGTGGTATTTGGTTGTCGAAAATTCGCGAGTCGGCTTTGTGCCAGCGGATGATTGAGCGGCTGCGGATCAAGACCCATTCGCCGGACACTTTGTTGTCCGGCCTCTCCGGTGGAAACCAACAGAAGGTGGTGATCGCCAAGTGGCTGGGGCTGGACCCGCGCATCGTCATTCTGGATGAGCCCACCAAGGGCATCGACGTGGGGGCCAAGCAGGCCGTCTATCACCTCATTGCCGAAATGGTGGAGCAGGGGCTGGCCGTCATTCTGGTGTCCAGCGAGTTGCCGGAGGTCATGAACCTGGCTCACCGGACGATCGTGATGCGCCGCGGTGAACAGGTGGCAGAGTTTGACAAGGCACAGGTCCAGGCGGAGGCCATCGTGGCAGCGGCCTCGGGTCTGAATCAACAGGTAATGCAGCCGGTTGCGGCGCCTCAATGTGAAGAGGTGGTGGCATGA
- a CDS encoding ABC transporter permease, which produces MSALKSIRREWLLLAIIAAIALAVGVRAPVFLTWRNGMDIANDSAILAILVMGQMLVLLTRGIDLSVASNLALTGMVCALVGKAWPGASAPVLIALALAIGAFLGSVNGWLITRFGLPPIVVTLGTLSAYRGAIFVASKGAWVSDQDIHQVIKGLPREVWLGLPALVWFAVVVVVLATVFLKLRREGREIYALGGNPLAAAYVGISPRKCLMRVYTLSGMLAGLAGLLWVGRYSIAYTELAAGYELTVVAACVIGGVSIGGGVGTVAGAALGVLFIGVVNGALPVIQVSPFWQQAIAGAVILISVTVNARAERRSGRQILERKSSTTHPQGAAA; this is translated from the coding sequence ATGAGTGCCCTGAAATCCATACGGCGTGAATGGCTGCTGCTGGCCATCATTGCTGCCATTGCGCTGGCTGTGGGTGTGCGTGCGCCGGTTTTCCTGACTTGGCGCAATGGCATGGACATTGCCAACGATTCCGCCATCCTTGCCATCCTGGTGATGGGGCAGATGCTGGTGTTGCTGACCCGTGGCATCGACCTCTCAGTCGCCTCCAATCTGGCGCTCACCGGTATGGTGTGTGCCCTGGTTGGCAAGGCGTGGCCGGGCGCTTCAGCACCGGTATTGATCGCTTTGGCACTGGCGATTGGCGCATTTCTGGGGTCCGTGAACGGTTGGTTGATTACCCGCTTCGGCTTGCCGCCCATTGTGGTGACCTTGGGGACTTTGTCTGCCTATCGAGGCGCCATCTTCGTGGCGAGCAAGGGCGCTTGGGTCTCTGATCAGGATATCCACCAAGTCATCAAAGGTCTGCCGCGTGAGGTCTGGCTCGGGCTGCCTGCACTCGTGTGGTTTGCCGTGGTGGTGGTGGTGCTGGCCACGGTGTTCTTGAAGCTGCGCCGCGAGGGGCGCGAGATCTATGCCTTGGGGGGCAATCCACTGGCTGCTGCCTATGTGGGAATTTCTCCGCGCAAGTGCCTGATGCGGGTCTATACCCTGTCGGGCATGTTGGCGGGCCTGGCCGGTTTGCTGTGGGTGGGGCGCTACTCCATCGCCTACACCGAATTGGCGGCCGGCTATGAGTTGACAGTGGTGGCGGCCTGCGTCATCGGTGGCGTCAGCATCGGTGGCGGAGTTGGCACGGTCGCCGGAGCTGCATTGGGAGTCCTGTTCATCGGCGTGGTCAACGGGGCTTTGCCGGTGATCCAGGTGTCACCGTTCTGGCAACAAGCGATTGCGGGTGCGGTCATCCTGATCTCGGTGACCGTCAATGCGCGTGCGGAGCGGCGTAGTGGCCGGCAGATTCTGGAGCGCAAAAGCAGCACAACACATCCTCAAGGAGCAGCGGCATGA
- a CDS encoding ABC transporter permease produces the protein MKAWNTWERVLLALLVLLLAVFGFAQPGFMTPDALADSTFNFSEKGILALALALLIIAGEIDLSIAAILALCSLAMGYAMKAGAGPVGMTLAALMTGAVAGAVNGVLVTRYKLPSIVVTIGTLSLYRGLALVALGDQAISGYPEVFSTLGNSYVGEIIGVRWLIIPIEFAILVVFALAVGVTLHRTVAGRRLYAIGANPVAARFSGIEVDRYRLALFVFSGLMAALAAIMLTGRIGSTRPNIAMGWELDAITMVILGGVAIEGGRGSIVGTMLAVLLLGLFTFAMGMANVTGIVMSMVIGVLLIVSMVLPRLLQGRRVPA, from the coding sequence ATGAAGGCCTGGAATACATGGGAGCGGGTGTTGCTCGCGTTGCTGGTGTTGTTGCTGGCGGTCTTCGGCTTTGCGCAGCCCGGCTTCATGACGCCGGATGCCTTGGCAGATAGCACGTTTAACTTCAGTGAGAAAGGCATTCTGGCGCTGGCCTTGGCCCTGCTCATCATCGCAGGGGAGATCGACTTGTCGATTGCAGCCATTCTGGCACTCTGTTCGCTTGCAATGGGCTACGCCATGAAAGCAGGTGCCGGGCCCGTGGGCATGACGTTGGCAGCGTTGATGACCGGCGCAGTCGCCGGCGCAGTGAATGGTGTGCTGGTCACCCGCTACAAGCTGCCTTCGATTGTGGTCACCATCGGCACGCTGTCGCTGTACCGGGGTCTGGCACTCGTGGCTTTGGGGGATCAGGCCATTTCCGGCTATCCCGAGGTGTTCTCCACCCTGGGCAATAGCTACGTGGGTGAAATCATCGGTGTACGCTGGCTCATCATCCCGATTGAATTCGCCATTCTTGTGGTCTTTGCGCTGGCTGTGGGCGTGACCCTGCATCGTACGGTCGCGGGACGCAGGCTCTACGCCATTGGCGCCAATCCTGTCGCCGCACGTTTCTCGGGTATCGAGGTGGACCGCTACCGCTTGGCCTTGTTTGTGTTTTCCGGTCTGATGGCAGCCCTGGCAGCCATCATGCTGACCGGTCGCATCGGCAGTACCCGCCCCAACATCGCCATGGGATGGGAGCTTGATGCCATCACCATGGTGATCCTAGGCGGGGTCGCCATTGAGGGCGGGCGCGGCAGCATCGTGGGCACCATGCTGGCTGTGTTGCTCTTGGGCTTGTTCACCTTTGCCATGGGCATGGCCAACGTCACGGGCATTGTGATGTCCATGGTGATCGGAGTCCTGTTGATCGTCTCCATGGTGCTGCCGCGCCTGCTGCAAGGCCGGAGGGTACCGGCATGA
- the rhaM gene encoding L-rhamnose mutarotase translates to MSLAQPTEKYAFRMFLNPGCVAEYKKRHDEIWPELVTLLQATGISDYSIYLDEQHLVLFAVLRRTAGHTMADLPRHPVMQRWWAHMADIMRANPDGSPVAEPLPCLFHLD, encoded by the coding sequence ATGAGTCTGGCACAACCCACCGAGAAGTACGCGTTCCGCATGTTCCTGAATCCGGGTTGTGTCGCGGAGTACAAAAAGCGCCATGACGAGATTTGGCCGGAGCTGGTTACGCTGCTTCAAGCCACCGGCATCTCGGACTACAGCATCTATCTGGACGAGCAGCACCTGGTGCTTTTTGCCGTACTGCGCCGCACCGCGGGGCACACCATGGCGGATTTGCCTCGTCACCCGGTGATGCAGCGCTGGTGGGCCCATATGGCAGACATCATGCGTGCCAACCCGGATGGTTCACCGGTTGCCGAGCCCTTGCCCTGCCTGTTTCATTTGGACTGA
- a CDS encoding FGGY-family carbohydrate kinase has protein sequence MKDELTLVIDIGKSHAKLLMFNDAGEVVERHGRDNRSVPSALGYPALDVQGLEDWMSHTLGASPNTVRCSRVMTSTHGAALVGLDETGLAWAPLDYEFDALAKHPVWAREFEDAADAFAQTLSPDLPAGLNAARQLFYVQHAHPQAWQRTRHLLPYPQYWAWRLCGERASEVSSLGCHTHLWLPQAGEFSQLASRQGWAALFAPVRSAWEVLGTVRPQVSQTWGLPPHCVVHAGVHDSNACLARYLESLNRDATTSTALTVVSSGTWTVLMAPGASTQGLQAERDMLANVDVLGRATPTARFMGGREFECLLAGADPEAGSLEDLQSLISGAVMALPSFAAHGGPFRGREGSIRCGSKAFADAGSAGLAAGQRAALAALYCAQTTAWLVERLWSGSALPRTVLVEGPLARNALYLGALQGLMPAARCLVSLDPVEGTARGAWMLSRWGQSTAADVMPVEALSVAGLGEYHAAWQRALV, from the coding sequence GTGAAAGACGAACTGACGCTGGTCATCGACATCGGTAAAAGCCATGCCAAGCTGCTGATGTTCAACGATGCCGGTGAGGTGGTGGAACGCCACGGGCGCGACAACCGCAGCGTCCCCTCGGCCTTGGGCTATCCGGCTCTGGATGTGCAGGGGCTGGAGGACTGGATGTCGCACACCCTGGGCGCTTCGCCCAACACCGTGCGTTGTAGCCGTGTGATGACGTCAACCCATGGCGCAGCGCTGGTGGGGCTGGATGAGACCGGCTTGGCATGGGCGCCGCTGGATTACGAGTTTGATGCGCTGGCAAAGCACCCTGTATGGGCGCGCGAATTTGAGGACGCTGCAGATGCCTTCGCGCAGACGCTGTCGCCCGATCTGCCCGCAGGCTTGAACGCGGCCAGGCAGCTGTTCTATGTGCAGCACGCGCACCCGCAAGCCTGGCAGCGCACCCGCCATCTCCTGCCGTACCCGCAGTACTGGGCGTGGCGCTTGTGTGGTGAGCGGGCGAGCGAGGTGTCTTCGCTGGGGTGCCACACGCATCTGTGGCTGCCGCAGGCGGGTGAATTTTCTCAACTGGCAAGTCGCCAAGGGTGGGCCGCATTGTTTGCGCCGGTGCGTTCGGCTTGGGAAGTACTGGGTACAGTGAGGCCACAGGTGTCTCAGACATGGGGCTTGCCGCCGCACTGTGTGGTGCATGCAGGAGTGCACGACAGCAATGCCTGCCTCGCCCGCTATTTGGAGTCACTGAACCGTGATGCCACTACCAGCACGGCGTTGACCGTGGTCTCCTCCGGAACCTGGACGGTGCTGATGGCCCCCGGAGCGTCCACCCAGGGTTTGCAGGCCGAGCGCGACATGCTGGCGAATGTGGACGTACTGGGCCGCGCCACGCCGACCGCACGCTTCATGGGCGGGCGGGAGTTTGAATGTCTGTTGGCCGGCGCAGACCCGGAAGCGGGCAGCCTCGAAGATCTGCAATCCCTCATCTCCGGGGCGGTCATGGCTTTGCCTTCATTTGCGGCACATGGCGGGCCGTTCCGTGGGCGTGAAGGCAGTATCCGGTGTGGCTCGAAAGCCTTTGCGGATGCAGGCAGTGCCGGACTTGCTGCGGGTCAACGCGCTGCCCTGGCGGCCCTGTACTGCGCGCAGACGACAGCTTGGCTCGTGGAGCGTCTGTGGAGCGGGAGCGCACTGCCACGCACCGTGTTGGTAGAAGGGCCGCTGGCCCGAAATGCTTTGTACCTCGGAGCGTTGCAGGGGCTCATGCCCGCAGCCCGATGCCTGGTCAGCCTCGACCCGGTGGAGGGAACGGCGCGGGGTGCGTGGATGCTCTCGAGGTGGGGGCAGTCGACTGCGGCCGATGTGATGCCTGTTGAAGCGCTGTCTGTCGCAGGCTTGGGTGAGTACCACGCAGCATGGCAGCGCGCGCTGGTCTGA